DNA sequence from the Megalops cyprinoides isolate fMegCyp1 chromosome 24, fMegCyp1.pri, whole genome shotgun sequence genome:
AGGACCAAtagaacagaaaataaagctgGGTTTTTCATGCGTGACCATTACAGTCTGTCCTCATGACCTATCTTTGGCTTGGTGTCTTCAGAGCTatcagtctctctgtgtccctcctgGATGTGGAGACTTACCCAGCATGACTGTGGATCCACACGTCTCTTTTGAATCGGTGCAGAAATCTGCCTCTGAGCTGAAAGAGCGACTGGGGGACGTCTGCAAGGAGGAACTGGTGCAGATCTTACAAAGGGGTGGGTTGACTTACCCGCTCATGCACATTCTTTTTCAGAAGAGtgttaaaactgtatttatttaagaacATTAAAAATTCCATGCTCACTTGAATTACTACCACCTAAAGTAATTGCTTATGTgctaaactctgttttcctaaAAATtgtgtgtctctaccagctagcttgtaccttgtctgaccaactattgaaacttggtcgtacagcacttctaatactgttcactccttatatggcttttgcttgtgttgtgctctgcctcacttgtaagtcgtattggataaaagtgtctgccaagtgaataaatgtaaacgtaaaaaATCTTTTGCCGGTTATTTGATTCAAAACAATCTTACCCACTGATACCACTTCCACCCAGTGAAAGAAGTCTATGCAGTACAGCCTCCAGAGCCCCGGACCAGAGCAGAGCTCCTACAATGTGAGTCTGTTTACTCCGTCTACATGCATATTAACAAACATGCCATGCAGTCTTGCAAACGATACTGGCCTAATATTCATATGAACTTTATATCTTTATAAAACAATCCTATGGTTAGAGTAATGACTGAAGGAAAACCACAGCTTCCCTACCTGTGTCTGTAGACTGCAgttctttctgttttcctgtcaCTAAAACGTTCTGTGCTGATGTCATAGTGCTCCAGTGCCTGTTGCCCTTACATGCACTTACTCTGCTTATAAGAAATCCTGACACAAGAATCAAGGACTTATACTAACCAAAACACGAGGACAGAATTATTTCTACACCATCACTGCTTAAAAACCCTTCCTTTAAGGATCAAATGATCTGCTTTTAAGAAACTATTAAGGCTCTCTAACATCAAGCAATGCAGAACTCATTGGAGTGCAAAGGTGtgcaattaatgaaaaaaatccattaaaactCAAATGCAGTTCATCTCTTCTATGACGTTAATTACCAAAGCATGTGACACGCCAAATATTGTCAAAAAAATGTTGAGCAGTTTAGCTAGAAGTCTGGATTCTAGCCCATATGGCAGGAATATGAAAGATACTTTATTCTTAGGAAAAACACTGCCTTCTTGAGTTATACAATATTCTTAAGACCCATGAGAAAAACATATCTGACAAATTTGGCATTTCACAGCTTACAATGCCACTTTATTAGCTGcactaaccctaacactaacccctaacccctaaccttaaccctaacccctaacccctaaccttaaccctaatccctaacccctaaccctatccctaatccctaacccctaaccctatccctaaaccattactctggataagagcatctgctaaatgacaataatgtaatgtaatgtcattctGTGAAGAACATAGGagacattacatcacagaaacaaacagcaaaaggcACCACAGCAGCAATTACCATTTAGACACTAAAGCTGATTAATAACTCATTAATTAATAACAGCTAATTAATAACTCGTAATAATTTCGTGTGATCACAACGGCACTGTAGCTTGCACAACATCAGCAAGGGTGACATTCAATCAATTAAGATCATTAAGATAAGagatttattgttttacttAAGATAATGGTTAATTACAATCAATTAAGATTATTGATGGGAATCAATAAAGGATTGTATAATAATACCAAACAAACTTTGTTCCATGTTTCTATGTTTTCTATGTCTAGAAATCTTTATGCAAATAAAGAATGAAgaagtgtaaatatttttaaggaTTAGACCCAGTTTTAGTTGTAGAGGAACAGAACTAGGGGGTTTATCATGGAAAATCTAAATTATTTGAAACTTCATATTTCCTGTTCTTTCATCTTTCTTCTGCTCCTTCAGATGgctgccagctcacactggacccaAATACAGCACATACCGAGCTTCTTCTGTCTGAGGGGAACCAAACTGCAGAACGAGGGCCAGTTCAGCCGTACCCGGATCTCCCAGAGAGATTTGACTTCTGGCGTCAGATTTTatgcagagagggtctgtctggacGCTGCTACTGGGAAGCTGAGTGGAGTGGGGATGAGGGTTTTATAGTGGTCTCATATAAAGGGATCAACAGGAAAGGAAAGCAGGATGACTTTATCTTTGGACACAATAACAAATCTTGGGGATTGTCTTGTAGTGCCTCTAATTACCTTTTCCTCCATGATAAGAAGAGCATGAAAAttcctgtctccccctcctcctccagaaTAGGAGTGTACCTGGATCACAGGGCAggaactctgtccttctacagcgtctctgacacaatgaccctcctccacagagtccggaccacattcactcagcccCTCTATGCTGGGTTCTGGGTAAGGTATAATTCTGCTGTAAAACTTTGTCCACTGGGatgagaggaaaggaaaagatgAATTCAGATTGGAGATGAAAATTATATGgcagtttatttcttttgtcaAATCCTCAGCGCACAAGAATAAACTACTGGGTAAACGACTGTGTATTTGCTTACATTACTATGCATTTAGTTAggaaaatgacataaaaagaCATCGCATAGCCAACAATTATTTTGTTCACAACAGCAAAAGCATTTCACATTGAatgtactactactactactactactactaataataataataattattatttttattattattattattattaggtttGTATAGCACCTTTCTAAATAGGGTTACAACGTGCTTTACACTAGAGGCATAAAACATAGGTGCTAGTAAGAACAAGGAATCCAAAACAACATATAAGAAGAAAGACAATTGACTGGATATAATACCTATATGAATgtgaagatttaaaaataatgacatatatCGTAATATTCTTCAGTGATTATTTACAGCAGGGGCTGGATTCTTTAATAGGCATTATGGTAGATATTCACACCTTAGAACTGATGTTTGGTGTATGCAGGTCTTCTGTATTTCCCCATTACAAATACCACTGACCTGGTCAAATTCAGTCAGTCCCTGCATCTGAGGTTTGCGgtttaaaatgagtgaatgcCTCCACAGTGGGGGACAGAGATTGAAcagacatttaaatgtatgCCATGTGAATTGTTCTGGATCAGAGGGCCTTTTAGTTTCAGCgagcaaatgaaatgtcatgaaaTGACTGTGTGCTTTACTAAAAGACAGCATTCATGTGTAAGACAAAGATCAGTAGTAATTTCAGTGGGCCAGACTCATGTATTAATGTTTTGTGTACATGGTGTGCATATAACCAAAATGAGGAACATTTtggatttcatcattttttattttactttagcTTGTGCTGTTAGTTGTTGGTTGGGTTGGTACAGGGAATTTTGGGTCCTCCTTCTCattgcggggggggggaggggggcgctgcAACaccctttttgttttattgctgctCAGCCAAACATTTGTTGCTGTAAGTAGAACTCACTAttgtaaataaaacatcttgGTGGTGGTAAGCTTGTCACTGTACTGTTTATATCTGGGGTTTTTGTCTGTCCTCTTGGTTCTTTACTGTGTTACAGTTAGGGGTTGACCCTCTGGTTATTGGAGTTTAGAGGGTGTTTGACCATACGACCAAATATGCCCTGAAACCTATGATGaaggaaaataaagtttaatGCAATCACTGACAAAATCTACCAGGGCTTCGATATGAAGCAGAGACCTTCAGGGTGTTCAAGACAGTTACATTCTAATGTAGACCTTAGGCAGAATAACAGGCCTATGAGCATAATGATAGGTAGACAGATCTTTTATTCATCCTTAAAAAGGAATTTGCTTTGCACATTCAAGTACAGTACAACGCAAGCAGTAAAGCTGACCGACAGGCAGTAAAGCTGAcctgataaaataaatgatataacaatcaataaaacacaacaaactatACAAAAGACAGTTGTCAGCCAGGGATGTGAAAGTTGGTCCAGATATTGGCAATATATAATATTGCTACACGATCATAAAGAAGCTTAAGTTAAGAAGAGTTTGTGGATTCTATTGATTCTATTCTAAGGTGTGATCCACCTCTCTGCTTTTTGCTGTCTAGGCTTACACACACGAGTCATTTGCAGAGTTTGTCAAATGCTGGGAGCTGAAACCAGATTTTCCAGttgcaaaacaatgacaatgacaagtGATAGTCTTGCAAACGTCCAGGTATTTCAGGACGTTTGCTTTGGGGATGCAtgccattgtttttcattgagtACGTGATTATCTCTCCTGGGCACTTCTACCAAAGTACTGCAGTTAATGGTCTTGCAAATGTTCTTTGAATCTCAGATGATTGGTGATTTGAGAATATGCCTTTATCCTGCAATTCAGTTTACAGTATTGAACATCacaccattttatttattctacTCTTTTCTGACCTTTAAAATTGGTAGTGGTAACATGTACCGatgtatttctgtttataaTATTTCGGTGACTTATGTATGATCTTTGTTGTTTGCGttcataaacaaacagcaatacaGTGATTACACTCTTCTGTGTCGCACACACGCTTAACGATCCTTTCTTTCATAGAGATTTTCCACGCGTCCACTTCATATTTGCAGATGTTTAACTTTTGGTAGTAGCCAGTAGTCTTCCAAATTCTGgattctgtttaaatgtttaatatacCTGCTACAAAATCAGTTCAgtttcaactgtttttttcctctacgatctttacaaaaacaacagtgttcATATCTGTCCCGAGTGATTGCAGTTTGATGAGTCGCTAATGCAGTAGGATCGTTGTgtgattactttttttaaaaaaatatggttTATTGTATATATGTCAAGGCAAAACACAAGTCACCCGAATGAACAGATTTAGCCGTTTCCTCTACTGCTGTAAAAGACTGTGCCAATTATCCGAAGACAAAAccaatgatgaaatgaaaaggatAAAACGGCCCCTGGCACCACGACCCGGACCGCACATCGCAGCAGACTACACCATCTGCCATTGGCTGCCGAGGACAGCTATCACTGCCTGACGCAGGACCCAACCGTACTAAAAGCCGCGTCTGTGCGCGGATAGCTTGAATGAAGTCGCTGAAAGAAGCTGGAAACTCATCTAGTGTCGGCAACCGCAAGAGGTCTCAACGTTGGATCGCATAAGCGGGGTGTAGGTGAACTCCAAACGTGAGTGTGCGAGTTTATCATGATatttaggttttgtttttttttgtttttttaactttctctgtgtcagtgtgtgttcgTTTGCATATATTCAGCGATAGTATGTTTATGGGGGTAAACGACTGCTCATTACAGCACGTGTTGCCCGAACGGTGAAAATACTGTTCATTTGCGGTAAATTGTAACAGCTAGATGGTTCGGAGTGAACGCAAAAACAGGTCCACCAAGCGTATGTGAGTGGCCGTTGAAAAGTAGGCGCATATTAAGTCAACAAACGGATGACGACTTCAAACTTCAGACTTCTTTAGACTTTTCAAAGCCTAGCAGGTAAACTGAGGAAGGccagtgttgtgttgtgtgccctgacacaaatgcaaaatcgtacacaaatgcaaaaatttAACTTTACAGCATCCAGTACTCAGTGTATCGTCTTAAGTTTTACTATTTATAACAATGTGAAAAGATGATGTACTTCTTGACGcacatccctccctctctttggtTGTAGTAACATGGCAGCAGCTGGAGATCTACTGGATCAGGACCAGTTCAGCTGTTCAATCTGTCTGGATCTACTGAAAGACCCGGTGACTattccctgtggacacagttactgtatggaCTGTattaagggctgctgggatcaggGTGATCAAACTGGTGTctacagctgtccccagtgcagACAAACCTTTGCCCCAAGGCCTATTCTGGGCAGAAACACCATGCTGGCTGAAGtggtggagaaactgaagaCGACAGAACTCcaagctgctcctcctgctcactgttacgCTGGACCTGGAGACGTGGCGTGTGATGTCTGCACTGGGAGAAAGCGCAAAGCCACCAAATCCTGTCTGGAGTGCTTGGCCTCTTACTGTGAAATGGATCTAATGCTTCACGAAAAACTCAATCGAGGGAAAGCTATGCTGATGGAGACCGCGGGACATCCAGCAAAGAGACACAAACTGATAGAAGCCACCGCACAACTGGAGGAGAAGATCTGCTCTCGTCACTGCATGCCACTGGAGGTTTACTGCCGTTCTGATCAGCAGTgtatctgtctgctgtgtgtgatggatgaacacagaggccatgatacagtctcagctgcagcagaaatgacCGTTAAACAGGTATGTGCTAAATCAATATAGTCTTGACTGGATGAATCTGGGGTTCCAGGCCAAGggttaatatgtttgtattttaaacaaCGATTCTTTTCTTAGGTGACACAGGGCATCAGTGAAGGTCTCCAAACttaacacaaaacatatttaaagaattttaaatgtaatccTTTATTAAACTTAACGTGAGTTAATTATTAGAATGTCACATTATGACATTGGCCTTGTCCAGTCAATGTTCGTAAAACAAGCATACTGTAAACCTTGATTATTAATTTATGAGGAAATTCTTTTGTGTGAAGGACACCACAACACATACCAACAATGACACTTGGCAGTAGCTAGAGTTGTGATTACATGCAAACTTGAAAAGATATGAAGTATGCTTTCCTTTTGTTCTCCTTTTGTTATCAGATGATATAAACATGCTCCCTATTGTGATTAAAACTGAACATGGAGAAAAATATTCATACATCATTTAATCCAGTTAAATGATGTGCACATATTTTGTGAAGTCTTTGCTGTTCTGCTGTACACACATCATCCCCCTGAATGGCGAACAACAAGGCTGTAGTAATTATATGCCACGCAGTGTCACCTGATGCATTATTACTTATAATATAAACATGTGTGAATGTAACTAAATATAAAGAGACTACATTCTTTTGTCCAGAGTCAGctgggggagacacagaggaaatcccagcagagaatccaggagagagagaaggagctgcaggatctgagacaggctgtgaaGTCACTCACGGTGGGTACTGACCAGAGGAGAAGACAACAGCTGGCTGCTGGAAGAGCCATTTCAGGGCTCAGTCAGGGTTCTCCTCCAGTCAGCCAGTGAGGGACACTTCTAGCCCTGTGGGGCTCAATCCCACTGATCCACACTGTGGGGGAAACAGGCTGTCTGGGTCCCAGTAAGAGCTGAGTGACAGGGCTAGTTAAAATGTAaagccctcctctctctgtgtctcctaacagcgctctgcacaggcagcagtggaggacagtgagaggatctttactgagctgaTCCGCTCCATTGAGAGAAGGCGCTCTGAGGTGAAAGAGCTGATCAGGGATCAGGAGAAGGCTGCAGTAAGTTGGAGTATAGGACTCCTGGAGCgactggagcaggagattgcTGAGCTGAAGAGGAGAGATGCTGAGATGGAGCAGCTTTTACAAGCAGAggatcacatccatttcctTCAGGTAAcatcactgtctgtctgccaaTCTGCATGATGTGACTGACACAGAACTATCCAGTAGATGCTCCTGACTGATCACATGAATGTGTTTGGCTCATTGTGTCTGACTGGATATTTATGCTATCTATGTGTAGAACTTCcattttttctcttcctcatctGGACATGGAGACTTACCCAGCATCACTGTGAATCCAGATGTCTCTTTTGGGTTTGCGAAGAAATCTGTCTCTGAACTGAAAGAGCGATTGGAGGACGTCTGCAAGGAGGAACTGGCCAAGTTTTATGGAACAGGTGGGTGGAGAGAAACGGTGTCATCTAATTCAGTCCCTACcattaaaaactgaaagactttctctctctctctctacacagtAAAAGGAGTCTATAATGTAAGTGTTCCCGAACCAAGGACCAGAGCGGAGTTCTTAAAATgtgagtatttttgttttttttacaatgaccTGCCACCCTCTAAGAGTCTTGTAATGCAtgtgcgtgtacacacacacacaaacacacacaagaccTTGTCACCCAACTAAGACATACTAAGAGACACCTCCAAAGAATCCACAATTTGGTTGGATACACATACATGGATCTGCTCAGTACAGATGAACATTGTTGTAATTCTTGTAATGACTGGATTTGATTGTATGAACCTCTCCTAATATCTTTTCCATcagatgcctgccagctcacGTTGGACCCaaacacagcccacagacacctctgtgtgtctgagggagACGGAGTGGTCAAACATGTGGGAGAGgagcagccatatcctgatcatCCAGACAGGTTCGAGAACTTTTgccaagtgctgtgcagagagggccTGTCTGGGCGCTATTACTGGGAGACCCGGTGGAGTGGGCAACAAAGGATGATAGCTACGTCCTATAAGACGGTGGGTCGGAAAGAAAGATGTGCCGCTGGCGGGTTTGGATTCAATCAGAACTCCTGGAATCTGTATTTCTGCGCTTCCAAGTACAGCTGCTACCACAACGGAGAGAAAACGgacatccccacccccacctcagcAAGAATAGGAGTTTACCTGGATCACAGCGCGGGAAttctgtccttctacagcgtctctgacacaatgaccctcctccacagagtccggaccacattcactcagcccctctatcctgggttttgGCTTGGACCTCAGTCGAGTGCTAAACTGGGCTTCTTGcggtgagggagagagtcacTGAACTTGTGACTGAAGGGGGAGGTGGTTGGGGAGATGGGGGTGAGGGTGCTTTCCGAAACTGATCAGATCTGAAAGATCTTGTCACTGCAAACACAGTATCATACTACTTTGTTTATGAATCATTAGTTCTGCTAAATAGAAGGAAAAGCATCTATCTACTGAATTTTCTGCACTGATTACGAATTTGTTTGGAATATTAAATTGCTTGACTTCAACTTGcctttgtgtatttatgtgagTAAGCACttcatgatgtgtgtgtatatgtatgtgtgcatta
Encoded proteins:
- the LOC118771038 gene encoding tripartite motif-containing protein 16-like isoform X3 — protein: MAAAGDLLDQDQFSCSICLDLLKDPVTIPCGHSYCMDCIKGCWDQGDQTGVYSCPQCRQTFAPRPILGRNTMLAEVVEKLKTTELQAAPPAHCYAGPGDVACDVCTGRKRKATKSCLECLASYCEMDLMLHEKLNRGKAMLMETAGHPAKRHKLIEATAQLEEKICSRHCMPLEVYCRSDQQCICLLCVMDEHRGHDTVSAAAEMTVKQSQLGETQRKSQQRIQEREKELQDLRQAVKSLTRSAQAAVEDSERIFTELIRSIERRRSEVKELIRDQEKAAVSWSIGLLERLEQEIAELKRRDAEMEQLLQAEDHIHFLQNFHFFSSSSGHGDLPSITVNPDVSFGFAKKSVSELKERLEDVCKEELAKFYGTGVYNVSVPEPRTRAEFLKYACQLTLDPNTAHRHLCVSEGDGVVKHVGEEQPYPDHPDRFENFCQVLCREGLSGRYYWETRWSGQQRMIATSYKTVGRKERCAAGGFGFNQNSWNLYFCASKYSCYHNGEKTDIPTPTSARIGVYLDHSAGILSFYSVSDTMTLLHRVRTTFTQPLYPGFWLGPQSSAKLGFLR
- the LOC118771038 gene encoding tripartite motif-containing protein 16-like isoform X1, producing the protein MAAAGDLLDQDQFSCSICLDLLKDPVTIPCGHSYCMDCIKGCWDQGDQTGVYSCPQCRQTFAPRPILGRNTMLAEVVEKLKTTELQAAPPAHCYAGPGDVACDVCTGRKRKATKSCLECLASYCEMDLMLHEKLNRGKAMLMETAGHPAKRHKLIEATAQLEEKICSRHCMPLEVYCRSDQQCICLLCVMDEHRGHDTVSAAAEMTVKQSQLGETQRKSQQRIQEREKELQDLRQAVKSLTRSAQAAVEDSERIFTELIRSIERRRSEVKELIRDQEKAAVSWSIGLLERLEQEIAELKRRDAEMEQLLQAEDHIHFLQNFHFFSSSSGHGDLPSITVNPDVSFGFAKKSVSELKERLEDVCKEELAKFYGTVKGVYNVSVPEPRTRAEFLKYACQLTLDPNTAHRHLCVSEGDGVVKHVGEEQPYPDHPDRFENFCQVLCREGLSGRYYWETRWSGQQRMIATSYKTVGRKERCAAGGFGFNQNSWNLYFCASKYSCYHNGEKTDIPTPTSARIGVYLDHSAGILSFYSVSDTMTLLHRVRTTFTQPLYPGFWLGPQSSAKLGFLR
- the LOC118771038 gene encoding tripartite motif-containing protein 16-like isoform X4 gives rise to the protein MAAAGDLLDQDQFSCSICLDLLKDPVTIPCGHSYCMDCIKGCWDQGDQTGVYSCPQCRQTFAPRPILGRNTMLAEVVEKLKTTELQAAPPAHCYAGPGDVACDVCTGRKRKATKSCLECLASYCEMDLMLHEKLNRGKAMLMETAGHPAKRHKLIEATAQLEEKICSRHCMPLEVYCRSDQQCICLLCVMDEHRGHDTVSAAAEMTVKQSQLGETQRKSQQRIQEREKELQDLRQAVKSLTRSAQAAVEDSERIFTELIRSIERRRSEVKELIRDQEKAAVSWSIGLLERLEQEIAELKRRDAEMEQLLQAEDHIHFLQNFHFFSSSSGHGDLPSITVNPDVSFGFAKKSVSELKERLEDVCKEELAKFYGTVYNVSVPEPRTRAEFLKYACQLTLDPNTAHRHLCVSEGDGVVKHVGEEQPYPDHPDRFENFCQVLCREGLSGRYYWETRWSGQQRMIATSYKTVGRKERCAAGGFGFNQNSWNLYFCASKYSCYHNGEKTDIPTPTSARIGVYLDHSAGILSFYSVSDTMTLLHRVRTTFTQPLYPGFWLGPQSSAKLGFLR
- the LOC118771038 gene encoding tripartite motif-containing protein 16-like isoform X5, with amino-acid sequence MAAAGDLLDQDQFSCSICLDLLKDPVTIPCGHSYCMDCIKGCWDQGDQTGVYSCPQCRQTFAPRPILGRNTMLAEVVEKLKTTELQAAPPAHCYAGPGDVACDVCTGRKRKATKSCLECLASYCEMDLMLHEKLNRGKAMLMETAGHPAKRHKLIEATAQLEEKICSRHCMPLEVYCRSDQQCICLLCVMDEHRGHDTVSAAAEMTVKQSQLGETQRKSQQRIQEREKELQDLRQAVKSLTRSAQAAVEDSERIFTELIRSIERRRSEVKELIRDQEKAAVSWSIGLLERLEQEIAELKRRDAEMEQLLQAEDHIHFLQNFHFFSSSSGHGDLPSITVNPDVSFGFAKKSVSELKERLEDVCKEELAKFYGTGGVPEPRTRAEFLKYACQLTLDPNTAHRHLCVSEGDGVVKHVGEEQPYPDHPDRFENFCQVLCREGLSGRYYWETRWSGQQRMIATSYKTVGRKERCAAGGFGFNQNSWNLYFCASKYSCYHNGEKTDIPTPTSARIGVYLDHSAGILSFYSVSDTMTLLHRVRTTFTQPLYPGFWLGPQSSAKLGFLR
- the LOC118771038 gene encoding tripartite motif-containing protein 16-like isoform X7, which encodes MAAAGDLLDQDQFSCSICLDLLKDPVTIPCGHSYCMDCIKGCWDQGDQTGVYSCPQCRQTFAPRPILGRNTMLAEVVEKLKTTELQAAPPAHCYAGPGDVACDVCTGRKRKATKSCLECLASYCEMDLMLHEKLNRGKRHKLIEATAQLEEKICSRHCMPLEVYCRSDQQCICLLCVMDEHRGHDTVSAAAEMTVKQSQLGETQRKSQQRIQEREKELQDLRQAVKSLTRSAQAAVEDSERIFTELIRSIERRRSEVKELIRDQEKAAVSWSIGLLERLEQEIAELKRRDAEMEQLLQAEDHIHFLQNFHFFSSSSGHGDLPSITVNPDVSFGFAKKSVSELKERLEDVCKEELAKFYGTGVYNVSVPEPRTRAEFLKYACQLTLDPNTAHRHLCVSEGDGVVKHVGEEQPYPDHPDRFENFCQVLCREGLSGRYYWETRWSGQQRMIATSYKTVGRKERCAAGGFGFNQNSWNLYFCASKYSCYHNGEKTDIPTPTSARIGVYLDHSAGILSFYSVSDTMTLLHRVRTTFTQPLYPGFWLGPQSSAKLGFLR
- the LOC118771038 gene encoding tripartite motif-containing protein 16-like isoform X6, yielding MAAAGDLLDQDQFSCSICLDLLKDPVTIPCGHSYCMDCIKGCWDQGDQTGVYSCPQCRQTFAPRPILGRNTMLAEVVEKLKTTELQAAPPAHCYAGPGDVACDVCTGRKRKATKSCLECLASYCEMDLMLHEKLNRGKRHKLIEATAQLEEKICSRHCMPLEVYCRSDQQCICLLCVMDEHRGHDTVSAAAEMTVKQSQLGETQRKSQQRIQEREKELQDLRQAVKSLTRSAQAAVEDSERIFTELIRSIERRRSEVKELIRDQEKAAVSWSIGLLERLEQEIAELKRRDAEMEQLLQAEDHIHFLQNFHFFSSSSGHGDLPSITVNPDVSFGFAKKSVSELKERLEDVCKEELAKFYGTVKGVYNVSVPEPRTRAEFLKYACQLTLDPNTAHRHLCVSEGDGVVKHVGEEQPYPDHPDRFENFCQVLCREGLSGRYYWETRWSGQQRMIATSYKTVGRKERCAAGGFGFNQNSWNLYFCASKYSCYHNGEKTDIPTPTSARIGVYLDHSAGILSFYSVSDTMTLLHRVRTTFTQPLYPGFWLGPQSSAKLGFLR
- the LOC118771038 gene encoding tripartite motif-containing protein 16-like isoform X2, whose product is MAAAGDLLDQDQFSCSICLDLLKDPVTIPCGHSYCMDCIKGCWDQGDQTGVYSCPQCRQTFAPRPILGRNTMLAEVVEKLKTTELQAAPPAHCYAGPGDVACDVCTGRKRKATKSCLECLASYCEMDLMLHEKLNRGKAMLMETAGHPAKRHKLIEATAQLEEKICSRHCMPLEVYCRSDQQCICLLCVMDEHRGHDTVSAAAEMTVKQSQLGETQRKSQQRIQEREKELQDLRQAVKSLTRSAQAAVEDSERIFTELIRSIERRRSEVKELIRDQEKAAVSWSIGLLERLEQEIAELKRRDAEMEQLLQAEDHIHFLQNFHFFSSSSGHGDLPSITVNPDVSFGFAKKSVSELKERLEDVCKEELAKFYGTGGWRETVVPEPRTRAEFLKYACQLTLDPNTAHRHLCVSEGDGVVKHVGEEQPYPDHPDRFENFCQVLCREGLSGRYYWETRWSGQQRMIATSYKTVGRKERCAAGGFGFNQNSWNLYFCASKYSCYHNGEKTDIPTPTSARIGVYLDHSAGILSFYSVSDTMTLLHRVRTTFTQPLYPGFWLGPQSSAKLGFLR